A single genomic interval of Lathyrus oleraceus cultivar Zhongwan6 chromosome 7, CAAS_Psat_ZW6_1.0, whole genome shotgun sequence harbors:
- the LOC127104057 gene encoding uncharacterized protein LOC127104057, producing the protein MVSHNEPYDPQSPTLAQLQARALASQQPSHSEPELVVTTPPPEQNPTTSEPPQTPPPVQQPTHSPSKSNPQPEQTTLTPSAIPTPTTSVASITPALNISAPNSPFPSSPASAIELETTFPTLEEAIQVFAESSVEKIKPLIINYGISDDPSERIKEAEEKAVAATVSAAEAEEKAKVEAEEETRLVAEEATKAKAAALTQGEHSNSGFVPLVLKILEELQKEQ; encoded by the exons ATGGTCTCCCACAATGAaccatatgaccctcaatcccCTACTCTGGCTCAGCTACAAGcccgtgctctggcctctcaacagcCATCACACTCTGAACCTGAACTAGTAGTCACTACCCCACCCCCTGAACAAAATCCAACTACATCTGAACCACCTCAAACACCACCACCCGTACAACAACCAACACACTCACCCTCTAAATCAAATCCACAACCTGAACAAACAACACTGACACCCTCTGCCATTCCTACACCAACAACTTCAGTTGCCTCCATCACTCCCGCACTAAATATCAGTGCCCCCAACTCACCTTTTCCATCCTCTCCAGCCTCTGCCATTGAACTAGAAACAACCTTCCCTACCCTAGAAGAAGCAATACAagtttttgcagagtcttcagtaGAGAAGATCAAGCCTCTGATCATCAATTatggcatcagtgatgatccctctgaA CGGATCAAAGAAGCTGAAGAAAAGGCTGTTGCTGCTACTGTGTCTGCTGCTGAGGCTGAGGAAAAAGCTAAAGTTGAAGCTGAAGAAGAAACTCGTCTAGTTGCAGAAGAAGCTACCAAGGCCAAAGCTGCTGCtctaactcagggggagcacTCCAACTCTGGGTTCGTCCCTCTGGTCTTGAAGATTCTGGAGGAACTGCAGAAAGAACAATAA